AGGACGCGCAGGATGCCGTAGGCCAAAGCCTCAAGCTCATTCTCGCCGGGCAGCACCTGCACTTCGCCAAGAAAGGCCACACGGGGTGCTACGCGGTCAATAATATACGAGGAGTGGGCCAGGGCTCCGGTCAGCACCACCAGATCCACTGCACCGCTGACCACGGCCCCCAGCGAGGCCACGTTTTTGGCCACCTGGTAAGTCAGCCCGTCGTAAACCAGGCGGGCCTCGGCGTCCCCGGCGGCAATGCGGTCTTCCACCTCCAGGGCGTTGTTGGTGCCCAGGTAAGCCATAAGCCCGCCCTGACCCCGCGTCCTTTTGGTGGCCGACAGGCGGTCGAACCCGCCGGAAAAGCACAGGTCGATAAGCTGTCGGTTGGGCAGGCCCCCGGACCGTTCAGGAGAATAGGGGCCCTCTTCGTCCGTGATCACGTCCACCATCCGGCCTCCGTGGATGACCGTGGCGCTGATGCCCGCGCCCATATGACAGACGATGATGTTCTTCTCCTCCAGACGCCAGCCCTTGGCCTGTGCGGCCTTGATAGCCATAGCCCGCATATTCAGGGCATGGCAGGAAGCCTTGCGGCGGATTTCTGGCAGGCCGGAAAGCTTGGCAATGTCTTCCATCTGGTCCATGACTACGGCGTCGTAAATGTAGGCCGGGATGCCGAGGGGCTGGGCGATCTCCTGCGCCAGCAGCGCTCCCAGGTTGGAAGCGTGATCATCAATGGGGTGGTCGCGCAGAAAGGTGAGCATATCGTCGTTGACCAGATAAGCGCCCTGTTCCAGTGGGGGGAGTTTTCCGCCGCGCCCCGCCACGGCAGCAAGCCGCCGCAGGTCGAACTGCTCCGCCGCCAAAGCCGCCTTGATGGCTTCAAGACGGATGGGGAACTGCGCCACGTTGCTGCTGAAGACACGCAACGATGCCGCCGGGTGGTCCACCTTTTTCTGGAACAGCAGGGTCTGGTTTTCGTAAACGGCAAT
The genomic region above belongs to Desulfovibrio legallii and contains:
- the buk gene encoding butyrate kinase — its product is MADTKYTILAINPGSTSTRIAVYENQTLLFQKKVDHPAASLRVFSSNVAQFPIRLEAIKAALAAEQFDLRRLAAVAGRGGKLPPLEQGAYLVNDDMLTFLRDHPIDDHASNLGALLAQEIAQPLGIPAYIYDAVVMDQMEDIAKLSGLPEIRRKASCHALNMRAMAIKAAQAKGWRLEEKNIIVCHMGAGISATVIHGGRMVDVITDEEGPYSPERSGGLPNRQLIDLCFSGGFDRLSATKRTRGQGGLMAYLGTNNALEVEDRIAAGDAEARLVYDGLTYQVAKNVASLGAVVSGAVDLVVLTGALAHSSYIIDRVAPRVAFLGEVQVLPGENELEALAYGILRVLRKDEGFHIFHDPQAC